A portion of the Leptospira noumeaensis genome contains these proteins:
- a CDS encoding PAS domain-containing hybrid sensor histidine kinase/response regulator has translation MLERIWSKRGKLFPYLLLNIVLFIFVAMAFLFYTASERNIDEAEENRYHSLQIANELRQSSDQLTNLVRLYVIQRDKKYKTYFQMILDIRNGKRPRPNNYSYAYWDLVIANKLSPPSEEGETISIYESMRNANFHESDFILLSESKLKSDELTKIEFEAMSIAERDMGKGSKANPRAITLLYDDNYLRAKAEIMKPINDLYDQLNDRTTKAIEDAKNVVFLLRTVLIITGIIFAISLFLTHRSLTSIIGGSVDEAFRKISLLGDGNFYGDIHPVDHRNSILGRLNTTQKRLQELYEDGESTKQRLINSESRLREILDNVSACIYLKDIDGRYIFANKEVCNLFGKPLEEILNQKDEKFIDKEIAKVLISNDESVLIDGITLRTEESIKYVHNEKVTSYLTVKIPLRNQNGEIYALCGISTDISITKEIQNELERARDFAEIANRAKSEFLASMSHEIRTPLNGVIGLTQILFKTNLDEEQKSLVTSIASAGKSLLIILNDILDFSKIEVGKMKIEKLNFDIHHLVSEVYDLLSIESKWKPIDLKLEIDPNVPKFIYSDPGRIRQIIFNLLGNAIKFTEKGSVTLRIKRESDKIRIEVEDTGIGISNDKIESIFHKFSQADASTSRKYGGTGLGLSISERLVSLLGGTIGVSSELKKGSLFWCLLPIEKEDSTNIEKKTDENTTKQNLFESTFANQNFLIVEDNILNQKVMGGLLRKFNINFDVAENGQEAVTLFQQNKYDLILMDCEMPVMDGFEATEKIRELEKNKTEKTIIIAVTAHVLAEHKEKCFAVGMDGFIGKPFYIESLFQTYQEISQTKNLV, from the coding sequence ATGCTGGAACGAATTTGGTCAAAAAGGGGTAAATTATTTCCTTACCTTTTGTTGAACATAGTCCTCTTTATTTTTGTCGCCATGGCCTTCCTATTTTATACTGCCAGCGAAAGGAATATTGATGAAGCAGAAGAAAACAGATACCATTCTTTACAAATTGCAAATGAACTCCGCCAATCTTCAGACCAACTCACTAATTTAGTGCGGTTGTATGTCATCCAAAGAGACAAAAAATATAAAACATACTTCCAAATGATTTTGGACATTCGGAATGGCAAACGTCCAAGACCAAATAACTATAGCTATGCCTATTGGGATCTTGTCATTGCAAACAAACTTTCTCCTCCTTCCGAAGAAGGAGAAACCATCAGTATTTATGAATCAATGAGAAATGCAAATTTCCATGAATCAGATTTCATTTTACTTTCGGAATCAAAACTTAAATCAGACGAACTTACAAAAATTGAATTTGAGGCCATGTCTATTGCAGAAAGGGACATGGGAAAAGGATCCAAAGCAAATCCTAGAGCCATTACTCTGTTATACGACGATAACTACCTTCGTGCCAAAGCAGAAATCATGAAACCAATCAATGATTTATACGATCAATTAAATGATCGAACTACAAAAGCAATTGAAGATGCAAAAAATGTAGTTTTTCTTTTAAGAACCGTACTCATAATCACTGGAATTATCTTTGCAATCAGTTTGTTTTTAACACATCGATCCCTAACTTCCATCATTGGAGGTAGTGTGGATGAGGCATTTCGAAAAATATCCTTACTTGGTGATGGAAATTTTTATGGCGATATCCATCCCGTTGATCATAGAAACTCCATTTTAGGTAGATTAAACACTACTCAAAAAAGACTACAGGAATTATACGAAGATGGGGAATCCACAAAACAACGATTAATTAATAGCGAATCTAGGCTTCGGGAAATTTTGGACAATGTTTCGGCTTGTATTTATTTGAAAGATATAGACGGAAGATACATATTCGCAAACAAAGAAGTTTGTAATTTATTTGGGAAACCTCTAGAAGAAATTTTAAACCAAAAGGATGAAAAATTTATAGATAAAGAAATTGCAAAAGTTTTGATTTCAAACGACGAATCCGTTCTTATCGATGGGATCACACTGCGAACAGAAGAATCTATTAAGTACGTACATAACGAGAAGGTCACATCCTATCTTACTGTAAAAATTCCCTTACGAAACCAAAACGGTGAAATTTACGCACTCTGCGGGATATCAACAGACATTAGTATCACAAAAGAAATTCAAAATGAATTAGAAAGAGCTAGAGATTTTGCCGAAATTGCTAATCGAGCCAAGTCAGAATTTTTAGCGTCCATGAGTCATGAAATTCGAACTCCATTGAACGGAGTCATTGGTCTCACACAAATTTTATTTAAAACCAATTTAGACGAAGAACAAAAATCACTTGTCACATCCATTGCTTCTGCTGGCAAATCTCTCCTTATCATTCTCAATGATATCTTAGATTTTTCAAAAATCGAAGTTGGGAAAATGAAAATCGAAAAACTAAATTTTGACATCCACCATTTAGTTTCCGAAGTTTATGATTTATTATCCATTGAATCCAAATGGAAACCTATCGATCTAAAACTAGAAATTGATCCCAATGTTCCTAAGTTTATTTATTCTGATCCCGGTAGAATTCGCCAGATTATATTCAATTTACTCGGGAATGCCATTAAATTTACAGAAAAAGGTTCCGTAACTCTTCGTATCAAAAGAGAATCCGATAAAATTCGCATCGAAGTAGAAGATACAGGAATTGGTATTTCAAATGATAAAATTGAATCCATTTTTCATAAATTTTCACAAGCTGATGCTTCCACCTCAAGAAAATATGGTGGGACTGGACTTGGTCTTTCCATTTCGGAACGCCTTGTCTCTTTACTTGGTGGCACCATTGGTGTCAGTAGTGAACTAAAAAAAGGCAGTCTGTTTTGGTGTTTGTTACCTATCGAAAAGGAAGATTCAACAAATATAGAAAAAAAAACAGATGAAAATACCACCAAACAAAATTTATTCGAATCCACCTTTGCCAACCAAAACTTTCTGATTGTTGAAGATAATATTCTAAACCAAAAAGTAATGGGTGGACTCTTAAGAAAATTTAATATCAACTTTGATGTCGCTGAAAATGGACAGGAAGCCGTAACCCTATTCCAACAAAACAAATACGATTTGATTCTTATGGATTGTGAAATGCCTGTTATGGATGGTTTTGAAGCCACGGAAAAAATTAGAGAACTAGAAAAAAACAAAACGGAAAAAACAATCATCATTGCTGTCACTGCCCATGTATTAGCCGAACATAAAGAAAAATGTTTTGCAGTGGGAATGGATGGATTTATTGGAAAACCATTTTATATAGAATCTTTATTCCAAACATACCAGGAGATCAGCCAAACAAAAAATCTGGTTTAA
- a CDS encoding phosphate signaling complex PhoU family protein produces the protein MIISKFYYLRKNLYSMAELVLEQVILLSEALEDDDYAQAERIVERDDLIDDLEKENDNLSQNAILEAVSNRNILGMGDVDNDIVLKKDPLRFALSAIRITRNMERMGDQVVNCADVFRHKTIRKGLFKNEEPMTLILSRVTTLAGMAIESLVEEKERFMGSVNTLEDELNALCDQAFQKYRSVPDMEKQEFADVYRIILALERLGDYAVNVAEELVRLNTGKDIRHLENINTKASNYQ, from the coding sequence ATGATCATCTCCAAGTTTTATTACCTAAGAAAAAATTTATACTCCATGGCTGAACTTGTTTTGGAGCAGGTGATTCTTCTTAGTGAAGCTTTGGAAGATGATGATTATGCCCAAGCAGAACGGATTGTGGAAAGGGATGATCTCATCGATGATTTAGAAAAAGAAAATGATAACCTTTCCCAAAATGCAATTTTAGAAGCAGTGAGTAACCGTAACATTCTCGGAATGGGTGATGTAGATAACGATATTGTTTTAAAAAAAGATCCTTTGCGGTTTGCGCTCTCGGCCATTCGGATTACAAGAAACATGGAAAGGATGGGAGACCAAGTGGTCAACTGTGCCGATGTGTTCCGTCATAAAACAATTCGCAAAGGCCTTTTTAAAAACGAAGAACCTATGACTCTCATTTTATCTCGAGTGACTACACTTGCAGGAATGGCCATTGAATCTCTTGTAGAAGAAAAAGAAAGATTTATGGGCAGTGTCAATACTTTAGAAGATGAATTAAATGCCCTTTGTGACCAAGCTTTCCAAAAATATAGATCTGTTCCGGATATGGAAAAACAAGAATTTGCAGATGTGTATCGAATCATTCTCGCATTGGAAAGGTTAGGTGATTATGCTGTGAACGTAGCAGAAGAACTTGTTCGACTCAATACCGGAAAAGACATCCGCCATTTGGAAAATATCAATACAAAAGCTTCCAATTACCAATAA